A DNA window from Jaculus jaculus isolate mJacJac1 chromosome 1, mJacJac1.mat.Y.cur, whole genome shotgun sequence contains the following coding sequences:
- the Zdhhc6 gene encoding palmitoyltransferase ZDHHC6 isoform X1 gives MAIFSSMGTFCSVIKFENLQELKRLCHWGPIIALGVIAICSTMAMIDSVLWYWPLHTTGGSVNFIMLINWTVMILYNYFNAMFVGPGFVPLGWKPENSQDGMYLQYCKICQAYKAPRSHHCRKCNRCVMKMDHHCPWINNCCGYQNHASFTLFLLLAPLGCIHAAFIFVMTMYTQLYNRLSFGWNTVKIDMSAARRDPLPIIPFGLAAFAATLFALGLALGTTIAVGMLFFIQMKIILRNKTSIESWIEEKAKDRIQYYQLDEVFIFPYDMGSRWKNFKQVFTWSGVPEGDGLEWPIREGCHQYSLTIEQLKQKADKRVRSVRYKVIEDYSGACCPLSRGLKTFFTSPCTEEPRIQLQKGEFILATRGLRYWLYGDKILDDSFIEGTSRIRGWFPRNCVEKCPCDAETDPAPEGEKKNR, from the exons ATGGCAATCTTCTCCAGCATGGGCACATTCTGCTCTGTCATCAAGTTTGAAAATCTCCAAGAATTAAAGAGACTTTGTCACTGGGGTCCCATCATAGCCCTTGGTGTGATAGCAATATGTTCCACAATGGCCATGATTGACTCTGTGTTGTGGTATTGGCCCTTACATACAACTGGAGGAAGTGTGAATTTCATCATGTTAATAAATTGGACCGTGATGATTCTTTACAATTACTTCAATGCCATGTTTGTGGGTCCTGGCTTTGTCCCTCTGGGATGGAAACCG GAAAATTCTCAAGACGGCATGTATCTCCAGTATTGTAAAATCTGCCAAGCATACAAGGCACCACGTTCCCATCACTGCAGGAAGTGCAATAG ATGTGTGATGAAGATGGACCATCACTGTCCCTGGATCAACAACTGTTGTGGTTACCAAAACCATGCTTCATTCACACTGTTTCTCCTTTTAGCACCACTGGGTTGTATTCATGCTGCTTTCATTTTTGTTATGACTATGTATACACAGCTTTATAATCGG CTCTCCTTTGGGTGGAACACAGTCAAGATTGACATGAGTGCAGCCCGGAGAGATCCTCTTCCCATCATCCCCTTTGGATTAGCTGCATTTGCTGCCACCTTGTTTGCCTTGGGATTAGCTCTAGGAACAACCATAGCTGTTGGGATGCTCTTTTTTATACAG ATGAAAATAATTCTCAGAAACAAAACTTCTATTGAATCATGGATTGAAGAGAAG GCTAAAGATCGGATTCAATACTACCAGCTAgatgaagtttttattttcccctaTGATATGGGAAGTAGATGGAAGAACTTCAAACAGGTATTTACATGGTCAGGAGTCCCCGAAGGAGATGGTTTGGAGTGGCCAATAAGAGAAGGATGTCACCAGTACAGCTTAACA ATAGAACAGCTGAAGCAAAAGGCAGATAAGCGAGTCCGAAGT GTTCGCTATAAGGTAATAGAAGATTACAGTGGTGCCTGCTGTCCTTTAAGTAGAGGACTCAAGACTTTCTTCACCAGCCCCTGCACTGAAGAGCCTCGGATACAGCTGCAGAAAGGGGAGTTCATTTTAGCCACACGAGGGCTGCG aTACTGGTTGTATGGAGACAAAATACTTGATGATTCCTTTATAGAAG GTACTTCCAGAATAAGAGGATGGTTCCCTAGAAACTGTGTGGAAAAATGCCCCTGCGATGCCGAGACAGATCCGGCCCCCGAGGGCGAGAAGAAGAACAGATAG
- the Zdhhc6 gene encoding palmitoyltransferase ZDHHC6 isoform X2: MAIFSSMGTFCSVIKFENLQELKRLCHWGPIIALGVIAICSTMAMIDSVLWYWPLHTTGGSVNFIMLINWTVMILYNYFNAMFVGPGFVPLGWKPENSQDGMYLQYCKICQAYKAPRSHHCRKCNRCVMKMDHHCPWINNCCGYQNHASFTLFLLLAPLGCIHAAFIFVMTMYTQLYNRLSFGWNTVKIDMSAARRDPLPIIPFGLAAFAATLFALGLALGTTIAVGMLFFIQMKIILRNKTSIESWIEEKAKDRIQYYQLDEVFIFPYDMGSRWKNFKQVFTWSGVPEGDGLEWPIREGCHQYSLTIEQLKQKADKRVRSVRYKVIEDYSGACCPLSRGLKTFFTSPCTEEPRIQLQKGEFILATRGLRYFQNKRMVP, encoded by the exons ATGGCAATCTTCTCCAGCATGGGCACATTCTGCTCTGTCATCAAGTTTGAAAATCTCCAAGAATTAAAGAGACTTTGTCACTGGGGTCCCATCATAGCCCTTGGTGTGATAGCAATATGTTCCACAATGGCCATGATTGACTCTGTGTTGTGGTATTGGCCCTTACATACAACTGGAGGAAGTGTGAATTTCATCATGTTAATAAATTGGACCGTGATGATTCTTTACAATTACTTCAATGCCATGTTTGTGGGTCCTGGCTTTGTCCCTCTGGGATGGAAACCG GAAAATTCTCAAGACGGCATGTATCTCCAGTATTGTAAAATCTGCCAAGCATACAAGGCACCACGTTCCCATCACTGCAGGAAGTGCAATAG ATGTGTGATGAAGATGGACCATCACTGTCCCTGGATCAACAACTGTTGTGGTTACCAAAACCATGCTTCATTCACACTGTTTCTCCTTTTAGCACCACTGGGTTGTATTCATGCTGCTTTCATTTTTGTTATGACTATGTATACACAGCTTTATAATCGG CTCTCCTTTGGGTGGAACACAGTCAAGATTGACATGAGTGCAGCCCGGAGAGATCCTCTTCCCATCATCCCCTTTGGATTAGCTGCATTTGCTGCCACCTTGTTTGCCTTGGGATTAGCTCTAGGAACAACCATAGCTGTTGGGATGCTCTTTTTTATACAG ATGAAAATAATTCTCAGAAACAAAACTTCTATTGAATCATGGATTGAAGAGAAG GCTAAAGATCGGATTCAATACTACCAGCTAgatgaagtttttattttcccctaTGATATGGGAAGTAGATGGAAGAACTTCAAACAGGTATTTACATGGTCAGGAGTCCCCGAAGGAGATGGTTTGGAGTGGCCAATAAGAGAAGGATGTCACCAGTACAGCTTAACA ATAGAACAGCTGAAGCAAAAGGCAGATAAGCGAGTCCGAAGT GTTCGCTATAAGGTAATAGAAGATTACAGTGGTGCCTGCTGTCCTTTAAGTAGAGGACTCAAGACTTTCTTCACCAGCCCCTGCACTGAAGAGCCTCGGATACAGCTGCAGAAAGGGGAGTTCATTTTAGCCACACGAGGGCTGCG GTACTTCCAGAATAAGAGGATGGTTCCCTAG
- the Zdhhc6 gene encoding palmitoyltransferase ZDHHC6 isoform X3 codes for MPCLWVLALSLWDGNRKILKTACISSIVKSAKHTRHHVPITAGSAIAPLGCIHAAFIFVMTMYTQLYNRLSFGWNTVKIDMSAARRDPLPIIPFGLAAFAATLFALGLALGTTIAVGMLFFIQMKIILRNKTSIESWIEEKAKDRIQYYQLDEVFIFPYDMGSRWKNFKQVFTWSGVPEGDGLEWPIREGCHQYSLTIEQLKQKADKRVRSVRYKVIEDYSGACCPLSRGLKTFFTSPCTEEPRIQLQKGEFILATRGLRYWLYGDKILDDSFIEGTSRIRGWFPRNCVEKCPCDAETDPAPEGEKKNR; via the exons ATGCCATGTTTGTGGGTCCTGGCTTTGTCCCTCTGGGATGGAAACCG GAAAATTCTCAAGACGGCATGTATCTCCAGTATTGTAAAATCTGCCAAGCATACAAGGCACCACGTTCCCATCACTGCAGGAAGTGCAATAG CACCACTGGGTTGTATTCATGCTGCTTTCATTTTTGTTATGACTATGTATACACAGCTTTATAATCGG CTCTCCTTTGGGTGGAACACAGTCAAGATTGACATGAGTGCAGCCCGGAGAGATCCTCTTCCCATCATCCCCTTTGGATTAGCTGCATTTGCTGCCACCTTGTTTGCCTTGGGATTAGCTCTAGGAACAACCATAGCTGTTGGGATGCTCTTTTTTATACAG ATGAAAATAATTCTCAGAAACAAAACTTCTATTGAATCATGGATTGAAGAGAAG GCTAAAGATCGGATTCAATACTACCAGCTAgatgaagtttttattttcccctaTGATATGGGAAGTAGATGGAAGAACTTCAAACAGGTATTTACATGGTCAGGAGTCCCCGAAGGAGATGGTTTGGAGTGGCCAATAAGAGAAGGATGTCACCAGTACAGCTTAACA ATAGAACAGCTGAAGCAAAAGGCAGATAAGCGAGTCCGAAGT GTTCGCTATAAGGTAATAGAAGATTACAGTGGTGCCTGCTGTCCTTTAAGTAGAGGACTCAAGACTTTCTTCACCAGCCCCTGCACTGAAGAGCCTCGGATACAGCTGCAGAAAGGGGAGTTCATTTTAGCCACACGAGGGCTGCG aTACTGGTTGTATGGAGACAAAATACTTGATGATTCCTTTATAGAAG GTACTTCCAGAATAAGAGGATGGTTCCCTAGAAACTGTGTGGAAAAATGCCCCTGCGATGCCGAGACAGATCCGGCCCCCGAGGGCGAGAAGAAGAACAGATAG